In a single window of the Dethiosulfovibrio faecalis genome:
- a CDS encoding Na+/H+ antiporter subunit E, which translates to MSFFKAGALWCSLMVLWISLTGRLDFGFLAVGIAVSTAVFRLVWRTFSPRHEGGRLESPRIGFARLMAFLCFVPCFLWDLLKATWEVSLLALAPKVDLHSGIIRVNSDVPDKSSLVFLANLITLTPGTLTLDADMSRHDLFVHVLDLRGLGTEAVRSDISDLEARIGRLFS; encoded by the coding sequence GTGTCGTTCTTCAAGGCTGGAGCCCTCTGGTGTTCTCTGATGGTCCTTTGGATATCGTTGACCGGTCGTCTGGATTTTGGTTTCCTCGCGGTGGGTATAGCGGTAAGCACGGCTGTGTTTCGTCTGGTATGGCGGACCTTTTCTCCTCGTCACGAAGGTGGACGCCTCGAAAGTCCCCGTATCGGCTTCGCTCGACTTATGGCTTTTCTCTGCTTTGTTCCATGTTTTCTGTGGGATCTTCTGAAAGCTACCTGGGAAGTATCCCTCCTAGCCCTTGCCCCTAAGGTAGATCTTCATTCCGGGATAATAAGGGTGAACTCCGACGTGCCGGATAAGTCCTCCCTGGTCTTTCTTGCCAATCTGATAACCCTTACTCCCGGTACCCTCACGTTGGATGCCGATATGTCTAGGCACGACCTGTTCGTCCATGTGTTGGATCTCAGAGGGCTCGGGACGGAGGCGGTAAGGTCCGACA
- a CDS encoding PEP/pyruvate-binding domain-containing protein produces the protein MTERESRVERYFSWDPKHDDEFRSMIIGDRSIGGKGRSLLYGIRALRNTGEPDLMSVTMPRALFLGSDVFDDFIESLPERDELISNGTPDRIEGAFLKHPLSEVVVEKVRVFLSDMTDPVVVRSSSIQEDSLKYSFAGKYLSDFLGNFGILDDRTRAVCREIRRVYSRIYFPKALAYRSRHGIGDDSMGIIVMRVSGRWRGDLYYPTIGGVGFSRNYRRWTSRVAMEDGVVRFVFGLGTMSTKREYARTCSLTNPFLRPEGQDSYTILRHSQERFQAISRRLFEGASRERPDTLATLNVNDVWDDVFPWYREEMCQYAQLYRGDEGGGYFTSPNASPSGDRSVSRVCFTFEDFPKRHRKFFERMRRTLSVLEEAMGVPADIEFAYEPREEHLELIQARPLWAGSGVSSEALESIDRERIILKADRMVTNGSFRHIPSLVYVDHAVYGAARDFNDIARAVGAVNDRLKGERFIFVAPGRIGSSNPLLGVPVQYNELSNCCCMVEVGIPKMGYMPELSYGTHFFSDLEVDGVLYMPVFEGYQNNLFRQEWFDETPYEVGPHKAIRIYRGPFSVFTSGERNIGMVVTE, from the coding sequence ATGACGGAGAGAGAGAGTCGCGTAGAGCGTTATTTTTCCTGGGATCCCAAGCACGATGACGAGTTTAGATCGATGATTATCGGAGATCGGTCCATCGGTGGAAAGGGTAGGTCTTTGTTGTACGGAATAAGGGCCCTCAGGAACACTGGAGAACCCGATCTCATGTCGGTGACTATGCCGAGAGCCCTTTTTCTCGGAAGCGATGTCTTCGATGATTTCATAGAATCCCTGCCCGAAAGGGACGAGCTCATATCCAACGGAACGCCGGATCGTATCGAGGGCGCGTTTTTAAAACACCCTCTGTCGGAGGTGGTCGTAGAGAAGGTGAGGGTTTTTCTGTCCGACATGACCGATCCCGTGGTCGTGAGGAGCAGCAGCATACAGGAGGACTCTCTAAAGTATTCATTCGCCGGAAAATATCTGAGCGATTTTCTGGGAAACTTTGGGATCCTGGACGACAGGACCAGGGCGGTTTGTAGGGAGATCCGAAGGGTATATTCTAGGATATACTTCCCCAAGGCACTGGCCTACAGGTCCAGACACGGAATCGGCGACGACTCCATGGGGATAATAGTGATGCGAGTTTCCGGCAGATGGAGGGGAGACCTCTATTACCCGACCATAGGCGGTGTCGGCTTCTCCAGAAATTACCGTAGATGGACGAGCCGGGTCGCAATGGAGGACGGTGTCGTCCGCTTCGTCTTCGGCCTCGGGACCATGAGTACCAAGAGGGAATACGCCAGGACCTGCTCTCTCACCAACCCGTTTCTTAGACCGGAGGGACAGGATTCCTACACCATTCTCAGGCATTCTCAGGAGAGATTCCAGGCCATATCCCGAAGGCTTTTCGAAGGAGCCTCCAGAGAGAGACCCGATACGTTGGCTACCCTGAACGTAAACGACGTGTGGGACGACGTTTTTCCTTGGTACAGGGAGGAGATGTGCCAGTATGCACAGCTGTACAGGGGAGACGAGGGAGGAGGTTATTTCACCTCTCCCAACGCGAGCCCTTCGGGGGACAGAAGCGTCAGTCGAGTATGCTTCACCTTCGAGGACTTTCCCAAGAGACACAGGAAGTTCTTCGAGAGGATGAGAAGAACTTTGTCTGTGTTGGAGGAGGCCATGGGGGTCCCGGCGGACATAGAGTTTGCCTACGAGCCTAGAGAGGAACATCTGGAGCTGATACAGGCCAGGCCTCTTTGGGCCGGAAGCGGAGTTTCCTCCGAGGCGCTGGAATCAATTGACAGGGAACGTATAATCCTCAAGGCGGACCGGATGGTCACCAACGGTTCTTTCAGACACATCCCCAGCCTGGTCTACGTGGATCATGCTGTGTATGGGGCTGCCAGAGATTTTAACGATATAGCCAGGGCGGTGGGAGCTGTTAACGACAGGCTCAAGGGAGAGAGGTTCATCTTCGTGGCCCCCGGAAGGATAGGATCGAGCAATCCCCTTTTGGGTGTTCCGGTGCAGTACAACGAGCTGTCCAACTGTTGTTGTATGGTGGAGGTCGGGATCCCCAAGATGGGCTATATGCCGGAACTCTCCTACGGCACCCATTTTTTCTCCGATCTGGAGGTGGACGGGGTTCTCTATATGCCCGTTTTCGAGGGGTATCAGAACAACCTCTTCCGTCAGGAATGGTTCGACGAAACTCCCTACGAGGTTGGACCTCATAAAGCCATCAGGATCTACAGAGGGCCTTTCTCCGTGTTCACCAGCGGCGAGAGGAATATAGGGATGGTGGTCACCGAATGA
- a CDS encoding PEP/pyruvate-binding domain-containing protein, with protein sequence MDHREVYRVYDPSPYYRERGWIIGGGSVGGKGKGLAFAHESLSEDGLGCEIRLPEITLAVGTHVFEEFEEINGVFPLVDEISYDDLERKILESPLPPSISRELDRALDTLTGPLAVRSSSLLEDDIELSFAGKYATRFVANLGDRISRLAELERAIKSVFASTYNPAAREYQRKHKIPLGQEKMAVLIQPLQGKRRGDLFYPEMAITAFSCVFRRPSPRIDKNDGVIRLCFGMGTHTVGRSFARTFYLTNPQLRPEGGNAEQIYLYAQKDFDYVDMNQGLFMTSSLIDGLSQIERYHKMAPAFVEWYDDGMLYWLRTDRSNLRMPMPCFSFTDLPRRCHGFFDRTRRMLAFFEGAMGFPVDVEAVYESEEDLLTLVQLRPLASYMEFGHVDIPDDVPEERIVLKGNRMVTNHVKKGIRRLVYVDPDLYGESGDFAEVARAVGVVNRELEGERYILVGPGRWGSTNPTLGVPVDYSEISNCGCMVEVGIPKRGMIPELSYGTHFFLDLDVDEVLYLPVIEGEHENLFSRGWFEGRPFESGGHPAVRVYEGVFDVYLDGEDEVGVVFDMS encoded by the coding sequence ATGGACCACAGGGAGGTCTATCGTGTCTACGATCCTTCGCCCTATTACAGAGAAAGAGGATGGATCATAGGAGGAGGAAGCGTAGGCGGGAAGGGAAAGGGACTGGCCTTTGCCCATGAATCGTTGTCGGAGGACGGCCTGGGATGCGAGATCAGGCTGCCCGAGATTACCCTGGCCGTCGGGACCCATGTTTTCGAGGAATTCGAGGAGATCAACGGGGTTTTTCCTCTGGTTGACGAGATTTCCTACGACGATCTGGAGAGGAAGATACTGGAATCTCCTCTGCCTCCTTCCATCTCAAGGGAGCTGGACAGGGCTCTCGATACTTTGACCGGTCCTCTGGCTGTGCGATCGTCCTCCCTGCTGGAGGACGATATAGAACTGTCCTTCGCTGGCAAGTACGCCACTAGGTTCGTGGCCAACCTGGGAGATAGGATCAGCCGATTGGCGGAGCTGGAGAGAGCGATCAAATCGGTCTTCGCGTCCACCTACAATCCGGCGGCCCGTGAGTACCAGAGAAAGCACAAGATCCCTCTAGGGCAGGAGAAGATGGCCGTCCTGATCCAGCCCCTACAGGGAAAGAGAAGGGGAGATCTGTTTTACCCCGAGATGGCCATCACGGCTTTTTCCTGCGTTTTTCGTAGACCCTCTCCGAGGATAGATAAGAACGACGGGGTCATAAGGCTCTGCTTCGGCATGGGAACCCATACGGTGGGTCGTTCCTTCGCGAGGACCTTCTATCTGACAAATCCGCAGCTTAGGCCCGAGGGAGGCAACGCCGAACAGATCTATCTTTATGCCCAGAAGGACTTCGATTACGTCGATATGAATCAAGGGCTTTTCATGACCAGCTCTTTGATCGATGGACTTTCGCAGATAGAGAGATATCACAAGATGGCGCCGGCCTTTGTGGAGTGGTACGACGACGGCATGCTTTATTGGCTTCGTACCGATCGCTCCAACCTCAGGATGCCTATGCCCTGTTTCTCCTTTACCGATCTGCCCCGAAGATGTCACGGTTTTTTCGACAGGACCAGGAGGATGTTGGCCTTTTTCGAGGGGGCGATGGGCTTTCCTGTAGACGTCGAGGCGGTCTACGAGTCGGAGGAAGATCTGTTGACTTTGGTGCAGCTGAGACCTTTGGCCTCTTACATGGAGTTCGGTCATGTGGATATCCCCGACGACGTTCCGGAGGAGAGGATAGTGCTCAAAGGCAACAGGATGGTCACCAACCACGTCAAGAAGGGAATCCGTCGCCTGGTATACGTGGATCCCGACCTTTACGGAGAGTCCGGCGATTTCGCCGAGGTCGCCAGGGCGGTAGGGGTGGTGAACCGGGAACTGGAAGGAGAGAGATATATCCTGGTCGGACCCGGCCGGTGGGGAAGCACCAACCCTACCTTGGGAGTTCCGGTCGACTACAGCGAGATATCGAACTGCGGCTGTATGGTCGAGGTAGGCATTCCGAAAAGGGGTATGATACCGGAGCTGTCCTATGGGACCCATTTTTTTCTGGATCTGGACGTCGACGAGGTGCTTTATCTGCCGGTAATAGAGGGAGAGCACGAGAATCTTTTCAGCCGCGGTTGGTTTGAGGGAAGGCCCTTCGAATCGGGGGGCCACCCTGCCGTTCGAGTATACGAGGGAGTCTTCGACGTCTATCTGGACGGAGAGGACGAGGTTGGCGTAGTCTTCGATATGTCCTGA
- a CDS encoding tautomerase family protein yields the protein MTVIRMSAPGLSVEERSRLTERLTDVACDETGRSKEDLTVYVYDYRTEQPRH from the coding sequence ATGACTGTTATAAGGATGAGCGCGCCGGGGCTATCGGTGGAGGAGAGATCCAGGCTTACCGAGAGGCTTACAGACGTTGCCTGCGACGAGACAGGCCGCTCCAAGGAAGACCTGACGGTGTACGTCTATGACTACCGTACCGAACAGCCCAGACACTGA